TTTTACGCAACGAGGCCAGAAAATACCTGTCGGAGCTGGCCCGCCGCCGTGACCGGGAAAAGTCGCTGGACACCTTGCCGCAGGCGGAAATGGATAAACTCTGTACGCTGGACGAATACCCCAGTGACAGCTTTACATTCTCGGCCTTTGGCTTTGACCTACATATCCGGGACGAGTTGGTGGCCGGAGCCTTTGCCACCTTGCCGGAACAGGAGCAGCGGATTTTAATTCTGCGCTTCGTTGCGGCTATGGCGGACGGCGAGATCGGCGGCCTTGTGGGGATGTCCCGCAGCGCCGTCCAGCGCCACCGTACAAAGACTTTGAACGAACTGCGGCACAGATTGCAGGACAATGGAGGGAGGAACGCGAAATGAAACAACCCACATTCCACGGCAGGGTGCTTCTGCCCCTGTCAGTTTTTGCCGAGGCCCGTGCTGGTGATCCGTTGGCGTTGGAGC
This genomic window from Pusillibacter faecalis contains:
- a CDS encoding RNA polymerase sigma factor → MNEYTFDYVERNRLDAFCKTVLRNEARKYLSELARRRDREKSLDTLPQAEMDKLCTLDEYPSDSFTFSAFGFDLHIRDELVAGAFATLPEQEQRILILRFVAAMADGEIGGLVGMSRSAVQRHRTKTLNELRHRLQDNGGRNAK